The window tttacattttatatagaATATATGATCGTATTGCAATATTAATAACACTATTGTGTTGCTATTAGACTGTAATCTTGTTATCTTACACTTTTATCGTGCTTatttgcaatttatttattaaaggtGTGTCAGTTAACTTTATGAACATTATTGCTACATGATACTATTATATCTtgttaataatatttttcattaagTCACTTATTAATTGGCTgtcatcatcattttttttcatcatcattCTTTTGAAATAAAACTAATGTTATTTTCTTCTGATGTAGTGAATTTTCAAAGAAGGAAGAAGTCGTGCAgatgtgtgactgtgtgtctCAGCTTACTGTGTGCACTCCTGCTGGCCGGTAACGTTGGACAATTTCTCCACTGTACGTTCTGGACTTTCTCATTTAAATGAACTGTAATCACAAGCaggaaatggaacatttttcagcattttttaaatttttacagATGAGCTATTGCCCTACTACGCTTCGAAAGACCATGCTAGCTCAGACCGTCTGACTCAAGAGAATCTCCAGACTAAAAACAAAGTCATTTCTGCACTAACTACAGAGAGAAACCAGCTTGAAAACAGGTTGAATAACCTCACAAGGGATAAAGACCAGTTGAAGACCAGCTATGATTCTCTGGTGAAGGACCGAGACAAACTCCTCAGCAGCAAAAAGGCTTTGACCGCGGAAAGAGTTGAGCTGAAAGCCGATGTCAACGGGCTGCAAACCAACCACAGCCTACTAAAGAGGGAGCACGATGCGTTACAAATCCAGATTAGTGTGCTAAGGGCAGACAACAGCCAGTTGCAGGCCAATTACGATTCTCTTCAAACCGGCGAAAGGGCTACCGCTGCAGAAAGAGATGACCTGAAGTCCCGCTTCAACGATCTCAAAACCAAGAACGACCGCTTACAACATGATTACTCTTCAATGAGAAATGAGAACGACCAGTTACAGGCCGGTTACAACTCACTCGTTAAGGAGAAAGAGTTCCTTCAAAGAAGTAAAACCACTTTGACTGCTGAGAGAGATGACTTCAAGTCCCGCTTCAACAATCTGAAGAACGAGAGAGACCTCTTACAGCGCAATTATACTTCCTTGAAAAGTAACACCAACCAGTTACAGGGCAGCTATGATTCCCTGGTTAAAGAGAAAGAGCTCCTTCAAACCGGCAAAAGCGCTGCTGCTGCAGAAAGAGATGACCTCAAGTCCCGCTTAAACAATCTCAAAAACGAGAACGATCGCTTACAACGCGATTACTCTTCATTGAGGAGGACCAAGGACCAGTTACAGTCCAGTTACACCTCCCTCGTTCAGGAGAAAAACCTCCTTCACACCGATAAAACCACTTTGGCTGCTGAGAGAGATGACTTCAGGTCCCGCTTCAACAATCTCAAAAACGAGAACGACGGCTTACAAAGCCATGTCTCTTCTCTGAGAAGTgagaaaaaacaattacaagcaAGTTATGATTCCCTGGTGAAGGAGAAGGAGATTCTTCAAACCGGCAAAATCACTGTCGCTGCAGAAAGAGATGACTTCAAGTCCCGCTTCAACAATCTCAAAAACGAGAACAACCGCTTACAACACGATTACTCTTTACTGAGGAGGACCAAGGACCAGTTACAGTCCAGTTACAACTCTCTCGTTAAGGAGAAAGACCTCCTTCAAACCAGTAAAACCACCTTGGCTGCAGAGAGAGATGACTTCAAGTCTCGCTTCAACCAACTTAAAAATGACAGAGACCTGTTACAGCACAACTACACCTTGTTAGAGGCCGACAAGCAGCAACTGGAAAGAAATTACACAGATCAGTTGAAGACCAGTGAAGTTTTGTGTCAGATCTGGCACAAGCTGCAGCAAAGTGAATACATACAATTGCAAGCCAATTACAACACGATGCGGCTTGGATACGAGGTGTTACAGAGCAATCAGAGCAGCCTGCTGAAAGAACGGCATGAGTTGCAGAAGAACATTGACAAGATGACTTCCAAACTAAACGGTAAATGTACAGCACACACTGTAGTTAATCAACAAAACGCCTAAGGATACCAATCGTGTTTAATGTCAGTTTGTCTTAGGCGTACACTTATACGGCCAATTTTTTTAGGCATGGTTTGTCAGGACAGCTGGAAGAAGTTTGGCACCAGCTGCTACTACGTctcaacaacaaagaagaaatggaaggaaGGCAGACAAGAATGCATCCGCAAGGGAGGAGACCTGGTTGTCTTAAACAGCAGGGAAGAACAGGTGAGACGGACAAAACATTACTTATAATTTGTGCTAAATGTCTAAATCTACTGTAGTGCTATGAGGCGTGTACTGTACCAAAAATACttgaatccatccatctagctatccatccattttcttcttatCTGGGTCTGGGTCGAGGGGGCAGCAGTGTCAGTAAGGAGGCCCAGACCTCCCGGTCCGCAGTCACCTCCTCCAGTTCTACTTGGgagacaccaaggcattcccaggtcaGCATGTCCTTGGTCTGCCACGGGGCCTCCTCCCAGCTggacatgcccggaacacctcatcagggaggcgtccaggaggcatccagactagatgcctcTCAagtggctcctcttgatgtgaaggagcagcggctctactctgagcgcctcccggatgaccaagcccctcaccctatctcttagggtgagttcaGCCACCCTACAACGGAAACAAATTTTtgccgcttgtatccgtgatctgGTTCTTCTTTCAGTCACAATACAAAGTTCTCCAGCATAAGTAAGGGtgagaacatagatcgaccagtaaattgagggctttgccttccagctcagctctatTCACCATGACGGTCTGGTAcaacgaccgcattactgcagatgctgcgtcAATCCTCCTCATGCTcaagctccaaccttccctcactcgtaaacaaaaccctgagatacttgaactcctccacctggagcaGGACCACACTcacaacccggagggtgcagcccacccttttccgactgagaataATGGctttggatttggaggtgctgagtctcaacgcagaagcttcacactcagctgcaagccaccccagtaaacgctgaaggtcacagaccgatgaggaccacatcatctgcgaatagcagagatgagatcctaaggccttggctgtgcctacaaattctgtccataaaaattatgaacagaatcggcagccaaacaaacaaatggcagccttggcggaggccaatgttcaccggaaacaggcttgacttactcctggaaatgcgaaccaggctgctgctccggttgtacaagaacCGAATGGCACCAaacccgtactcccggagcaccccccaagGCCACAAAGT of the Dunckerocampus dactyliophorus isolate RoL2022-P2 chromosome 11, RoL_Ddac_1.1, whole genome shotgun sequence genome contains:
- the LOC129190294 gene encoding girdin-like, with the protein product MDAMEVDDGPYLSKNFTTDGLVTQVNFQRRKKSCRCVTVCLSLLCALLLAGNVGQFLHYELLPYYASKDHASSDRLTQENLQTKNKVISALTTERNQLENRLNNLTRDKDQLKTSYDSLVKDRDKLLSSKKALTAERNDQLQAGYNSLVKEKEFLQRSKTTLTAERDDFKSRFNNLKNERDLLQRNYTSLKSNTNQLQGSYDSLVKEKELLQTGKSAAAAERDDLKSRLNNLKNENDRLQRDYSSLRRTKDQLQSSYTSLVQEKNLLHTDKTTLAAERDDFRSRFNNLKNENDGLQSHVSSLRSEKKQLQASYDSLVKEKEQLQSSYNSLVKEKDLLQTSKTTLAAERDDFKSRFNQLKNDRDLLQHNYTLLEADKQQLERNYTDQLKTSEVLCQIWHKLQQSEYIQLQANYNTMRLGYEVLQSNQSSLLKERHELQKNIDKMTSKLNGMVCQDSWKKFGTSCYYVSTTKKKWKEGRQECIRKGGDLVVLNSREEQSQYKVLQHK